The following DNA comes from Populus trichocarpa isolate Nisqually-1 chromosome 19, P.trichocarpa_v4.1, whole genome shotgun sequence.
tatcatgaatattatgctcttagtttaaattataagaataatagcatcattaattaaaaaaaaaaacgttagtATCCCcagtatttaatttaaaagggaaatatgaaaaattatacgaattttgttttgtcaatttttttaatacatacaaTTTATATTATCACCTAACTGTTATATGCATggataagttattttatatttaaatttttataatttccatAGAAATGCTTTGGATCAATATGctttaattatatgaattttttttataaaaaaaaaacaaggaaaatgacGCTTTCTTAGGTAAACACAAAAATTTGTGGAGACCTCTTTTTGGAGatatacgtttttttttttttttctttcagaaaaGTAATTCTTAAAGAGAGAGGTAGCCTTCTGTGCATTGAAAGACACCTATAGTCAACCACTATATATTTATCAAAGATATTTATGGTTTCAAAAATTGTGTACACGTAATCAAGATGACACTTGTGGATATGTGAAAGTTGACTTGCGaatattcaaaatatcaaattaaaaaaataaagtgaaaagttttttatttaaaagtaataattgatttaaaaatctcataaaagtaGTTTAAATCATTTCTCATAgccaaataaagaaaacataattaagaaagctatttttaaaaaaaaatatgatcagCAATGGTTAAGGAAACTCAGATCATTAAAGAAACTAAAAGtgaactataataataataataataataataataataatataaataatttactgTTACCATGTCTGTAGCATTGCCCACCTCTTCCTACCCTATATAATCCCGACGTTTTCATCAGGCTGTGTTACCATCGATTCCTTCGTTCTCCCACCTTAGTTTCCTGCAAATTGATTAGAAATGGCATACAAGATCAAAGTATGTTGCTTACTACTTGTCCTATTGAAGCTGGTGTCGAATTTGCAAAATTGTGCTCATGCAGCTCCACAGGTgccttgttttttcatatttggagACTCGTTGGCGGATAgtggcaacaacaacaaccttgTAACGGCTGCTAAGGCCAATTACCGCCCATATGGAATTGACTTCCCAAATGGAACCACCGGAAGGTTTACTAATGGCCGAACCGTAGTGGATATCATTGGTGCTCCCTTCTCATCTCCTTGCACGTTATCACTTTCACATTAGTTTCGAAATGCATTATAATTTGtctcaataatatatataccaaaTTATATCAGTTTAAGTCTTGTTTATCACGTAGTATAGCGTAATTAATATCACAATAACGTGATATATTGTTATTTCCACATAAAGTTTcatcatatattatatattgtttaagAATAAACTACATCATCTCTCCTGAGGTATAGTTCAGGTATTTAGTCAAAAGTTGTGAATTGATAGAACAACCTGCATAGTCAAAAATTGTTAACGGGTTgtctattcaaaataataataatgtctttcttcttcttaaaaaattgtttcttagttttttttttttctctctcttttcttgtgtCTATCTCTTTCACCATAGAATTTATATGTCAAAATCCCCTTAACCGTGATCATAGCAGAACAATTTATTTGCACATACGGATACGGTTCAGATGGTGAATAGACATTACATTTGGGCATTTGCAGGTGAACTTCTGGGCTTTAACCAATTTATTCCACCATTTGCAACTGCTAGAGGCAGAGACATATTGGTTGGTGTTAACTATGGATCTGGGGCAGCAGGGATTCGTGATGAGAGTGGAAGGCAACTGGTACCAAATAATTTACGTTGTAGTAATTTTTTGCCTGTGAGTATTTTTACAACGTCCTATGATTtaacttctatatttgttttttgttttcctatttcCGTTGACATGTTCCAGGGTGATAGAATCAGCCTAAATGAGCAATTGCAAAATCATGCTGCTACACTCAGTCGCTTGACTCAATTACTAGGGACTAAGCAGGCAGCAGAAAATTACCTTAATAAGTGCTTATATTATGTCAGCTTGGGCAGTAATGACTACTTAAACAACTACTTCATGCCTAGCAATTATACAACAAGCCGATTATACACCCCTGATCAATATGCCAAGGTTTTAATTGACCAGTACAGTCAGCAAATAAAGGTTGGTATTGCTATCCGTTTCGCGAGAAATTTTATGATGCtcaaaatataaacattgaTACTTGGAtacaagaagaaagagagaaaaatataagaaatactTATCACTTTTTATGGGACTAGATGTATCCATCTATTTTATTGAATGAGGATTCGTAGTTAGAGCTTGAAcactataaatgttttttaataattgtatttGTACCTTAATTTATGCATTATAGcccatatatatttcaatttatcttttttgtgaatttatgtcttttgtttctatttttcttcagCTTCTGTACCTCCTAGGAGCCAGGAAAATTGCCTTGCCTGGACTTGGAGCAATAGGCAGCATTCCTTACTCATTTTCTACTCTATGCCGCAACAATCTCTCTTGTGTGACCAATATAAACAACGCAGTCCTCCCTTTTAACGCAGGACTCGTATCACTTGTTGATCAACTGAATAGAGAGTTGAATGACGCACGCTTTATATACCTGAATTCTACTGGGATGTCATCTGGCGATCCTTCTGTGCTCGGTAAGTCATCCAACCTGTTGGTGGAGGATGTTACAATTTATTAATACGAGGAATTGCTCAGTATATAAGGAGTACGATTCACAGTATACctaataatttcttgttttaatgaTTACTATTTGGCTCTAAGCAATGGAAATTGTCTGTTATGTGCATAACAGGGTTTAGGGTTGTAGACGTTGGATGTTGTCCAGCACGTAGTGATGGCCAATGCATTCAAGACTCAACCCCATGCCAAAATAGGACTGAATATGTGTTTTGGGATGCAATTCATCCTACCGAAGCTTTGAACCAATTCACTGCAAGAAGATCGTACAATGCCTTTCTTCCATCTGATGCTTATCCAACCGATATCAGTCATTTAATCAGTTAACATGCAGATCTAAGTCAAGGAAGATAATAttccataaataatttatagaaataaTGTGGTCTTGGTCACTTTGTTACGAtgataaaattatgtaaaacaGCAGTCTAATAATATGACTTCTTGACATATCTCAAAGATCATTTATTTTAGTATCACATAAAGCAACCATCACAGAAAATTCTAGCTGATAAAGTTAAGTCCAAGATTTTCAGTTTGATACACATACACTCAAGCATtaagaagcaaaataaaattggaaattcaaaaactttacatagaaattataaaaagatatcaGTGTACGAAGATGTTTGAACCAGCTGGTTCTGCAGAGCGATTTCTCCTAGACTGAACTggaatttgtaaagaaaaagactACACAATTGCCTTGGCAACGTGTGTTGATATTGAAGTAATCTTGCCTTCCTCTTGCTTTCCTTGAATGTGTTTCTACCCCTTACTCTCTGCCTGTCTCTCTTTCTtatatcctttcttttttctctcactaGTGTCACCAttttcatgagtttttttttgtcctctcctccttgttatttttatccTGGTCTGCCATTTTATAGGTGAATGAAAGGAAACAATCACTGATTTTAATCCCAAATCAAATCCTCGAACATCATCctataattattattgtcaCACCCAACATCGCggcaatattaaaaaattcaatattaaagaattgattCTGACATTTTGTTCTTTGATATGAAAAGATCTGGCTTAAAGAGTCGTTACCTAATATTATAGTCATtagaaaccctaattggtcAAGAGAAATTCTATGGTACgagattggttacgtaaaagaaaagatattatcaccacTTAAATGTCCTGTCTGAGACAGGCTACATTGCTAATTCttatcttaaattgctaaatttttgttgatttatgttatgatggtttgcttgtaatattcctgactttgACGTTCGTGTATATTCAACAACGCATACTTTCAACGCtgacgttggtaaatattacgtaggaaaaaaaaacatatggtatTCCCAACTCTGGCGTTAGTAAATAAaccattaaaatgatttttaaatcaatgcattcatatttttttaaaaagtatcatACACTAATTTGTATTTCACAGTAAAAATTCACAGATCAGTTATATAgtgaaatatctaaaaaaaaaaaaatatgaggtacttgcaaataaattcaaaaatgtccttgaattttttaagcaattttCTGATATCACAAAGGAGGAGCTCGCTTGGCCAGATATTAAAACAAAGGGGAATAAAATAAAGGGAATTGGCATAAAGGTGTATTTTGTCAAATACTTCCTTGGCCCAAAACAAATTGGCATGGCCTGGTCAtagttgtttctgttttttttttttttttgggtgaggCTGGGTCTGACCAAGCCGGTATGACCTGAGCTGGACCCAGCCGGTCCAGCCTGGTCACTGGCTCAAGCAGTGAGCCTACCAAGTAGCAGGCGTGTGCGAGGAACAAATGAATTATAATGGAGAAGAAAGCGGGGAATAAGAAAGAACTTACCTGATACAGGGGAGATGAAGTCGAAGACGATGGTGATGGCGTGCTCTAGACATCgcttctgtttttcttctctgtcTGTCTGCGTGTTCCTGGGTTTTTCTGTTCTCtatagttttcttgtttttttgttcgtTCGTTCTTGGTTCTCTGGTTTATCACTCTGTCTCTCTGCGTCTggctctctctccctctcttatTTTGCGTTCGTTCTCGCCTCCTGTGTTGTTCtagtgtttttttcatttctgtCTTTCTCTCTGTGTGTTTTTTAGCCTGTCCTTTTCCCTGTGAGGCCTTTCTCTAGCTTTTATAAAGCCAGGAAGGTCGTATGTTCATGCCTCCAGAAATGAGGCATGTTCTGTGAGGGATCATGGGCATCGTGGTCCATGATCTGCTGGCTGTGTCTCTTGTTGATCCGGTCTTCAGGATGAGGAGATGATAAACAGTGTGGGTTGAAAACGACACCGATTTCACACGAAAtgactatttttaatttgacccttgAACTTCTGACATTTAACAATTAGGTctctaatttcattaattaaacaattccAAGTTCAATTAAATCACCAAACTtccaattctttcaatttttaaccaaattgactcccaaattataattcaatcctcaaacttcaaatttgtATTCTCTTAACTCagttctcaaatattttttattcattcattttttatagtattgtttttgtttttgaaaattcaaaaattaaattatgacaaTTCTGAATTGAAAATCTGCTTAGAAGCCGGCCACCAAGCCCTCTTCGCTTGATTTATGGGGAGAGAATCAAAGTTTAAAGGTTGGGTCTTGAACAAGAATGGAAGGGCTGGACTGCTGGTGTTTGAAGAAAGGTGACTGAGAGGGCACGTTTGGCTAAGAATCTGTAGTGGATTCGGAGAGTTAAAACATGATCTCTTGTATCGTGATTGTATCCAATATAtcataaaacatgatttttacTTGATTCATGGAGATATGACCAAATTTTGAAAGCTAAATCTTTCATCAAAATCGAAAGGATGGCTGCTGGTATTGGGAGGAGGTTAATTGAGAGAGCATGTTTGACACAAATTCTATAGCGGATTCTAAGAGTTAAAGCCTGATTTCTTGTATCATTGTAGCTAGCCAACATATTAAAGAACATGCTCTTTACTTGATTCATCGAGATAGGGTTAGATTTTGCAATCTAAATCTCACATCCAAATGAAAAGAACGATAGTTAGTCTTGGAGGGAGGCTGATTTAGCTGATTCTGGAAATTAAAATCTGATTTCGTGCACCAAGATTGTAGCTGATATGTTAGAAGACACATTTCCATCGTTTCTGCACCATAAAGAGACTTAATCAGGACCGAAACTAAGCCCTAAAGTTGCATGAGACCTCACTGATTTTGCCTTTTTCCTGCCCAAAAATCTGCAAATGCCATGaacaaaacgacgccgtttatTTTGAAACTCCAACTGTTGCTCTTCCTTTTTCACTCAAAATGCactgtttcatttaatttgaaatgaCATCGTTTTGAGTCTTGGTTAgggtttcttcttttctttgatttaattgtGCCAAACTTCATTATAGTCTCTCCATTTCGGCGCATTTTGCTCCTTGGTTCCTAGTTGTTCAATTTCTTATGCTTGGTtaatttccatcttttttcttaatttctttcaattcagtccctaacaaaaataacattcaCCCTCGAAATTCTATGCTTTACTCAATCTGATCCTTATTCCtccaattctttatttttaagccaaattgacttcaaatttcaaatttctctctttcaatCAAGCCCTCAATTGATTTTATAACTTGGCTACTTGTTCCAAACTCATCCTTGAACcttaattgcttttaattttagcCAAATTAAACCAATTTAAACCCATTTCTCTTTGATTCAGACCTTAATTATgacttaaaaattttcaaacatcATTTTTGCTcgtgatatttaaatattggtCCAATTGCAACCCCAGTTACAtcgatttttatattttttttttatgtttttaatatttcttgcacacaaaaattaaataaaataacaaaacagatAAATTTatcgaaaaaaatatattttttagacttttttttattttaaatatatatgcaaaaattatggtaaaaaattgagttatattATGATATGTGATGtaatataggaaatattgtattttCCTGTATATATTTATCCTGCGCAGTACGCTACACAGTAACTATTGTATGTTGCcctagttatatatataaaagagatggCTACAGATTTGTACACCCTTCAATCAATTACAATTTCTGcttcaacttggtatcagagccgaaaACATCTAAACAGATTCTTTTCTCCTTAATCGGCACAACCTTCTCTTTTGTGCAAAATAATTGTTGCAGCACGTTTATTCTCTCCCCAATAGGCACAACCTTCCAGCAGTTTCTATTCGACTTCTCCAGCTTCTTCAGCCTCTCTAATGGATTCCTCTGCTGCTACTGCAGCTGGCATCAATGACAGTATGCCTGCTACTGCTACCTCATCCTCCCTTGTAGCTCCTGCTTCCACCAGTATGTCTGTTCCTACACCCTTATCTTTCTCCTCAGCCCCTGCAGCACCACCAGCCATCATTTCTCTTTCAAACACACAACATGTCATCAATCTCAAACTTACCAACAAAAATTATCTATTTTGGCGTATGCAGATGAAGCCTTATTTGATCGGTCAAGGTGTGTTTTCCTTTGTCGATGGCTCAACGATGTGTCCCTCTCCGCACAGTGATGTTTCTGCCACTTCACCTGCCTTTAGTTCTGGTTTTTCCCCTGCCTTCTTGACATGGAAACAGCAAGATCAACTCATCCTCAGTGCACTCCTCTCCTTTCTATCCACAGACGTTCTTCACCTTGTAGTGGATTTTCCAACATCTGCTAGTGTATGGAGCACGCTAGAACGTGCTCTTGCGTCTCCATCCAACTCTAGAATCATGCAATTGCATGGCTGTCTTCAAGACCTTCGCCAAGGTGATGATACCGTCACCGCCTATCTGCACAAGGCTAAAGGATTATTTGATAAGCTAGCTGCCGCAGGACGTCCCATCTCCTTCACCGACTTCAACCTATAGTGTTTAGGGGCCTTCACAATGAATTTCGTGACTTGGTTACTAGTTTATCTACAAAATCTGATCCTCTACCATATTCTGAGTTGCATAGTCATTTATCTACTCATAAGTTTTTACACAGGAGCTCCCTTCATCCTCTCCCTATGGCTGCACCGTTACTACCAACACCTGTGTAGTCCCCCTCTGCCTTCACTGCCCAGcgttctttttttggttttaatggTAGCAGTTCATCCTTTCAACGTGGCAGAGGTAGACACAATGGGTGGAGGAATATGCGCTCTCCAACTCAATATGGTGCTCCATCTGTCAGAGGTCACAGCAGCAGCTTCCAACAGCAACAGCGTGGGACTTGGCAGCAGAATCGTTCAGATTGGCAGCAAAGTAGAACCAGTAATGCTGGTTAGTGGCAGCGACCGATTGAGTGCCAACTTTGCAATATATTTGGGCACTCTGTACAGCAATGCCCCCAGCTTGTGCAACATGGTAATCACGCCTCTGCCAACTTCTCATTCAGTGACGCATCCACAGAAAATTCTGCCACTTGGTTTCTTGACACCGACGCCAATCAACATGTTACTCCAAAAAATACTGGTATGACACACGCAGAACCTTATCTCGGTAATGATCAATTacatgttggtgatggtaagtGAGTTGTCATATCTAATACAGCCTATAATATTTTACGTACTCCTAAACGAGTTTTTACGTTGTCTAATGTCTTGCAtgttccaaaaattaaaaaaagactctTATCTGTTCAACAATTCTACCATGAAAACTGTGTCTTCTTTGAATTTCACTCTTATCTattcaaaatgataataatgtctttcttcttcataaaaaattatttcttagtttttttttttttttgtttctctcttttcttgtgtATATCTCTTTCACCATAGAATTTATATGTCAAAATCCCGTTAACCGTGATC
Coding sequences within:
- the LOC18110728 gene encoding GDSL esterase/lipase At1g29670 → MAYKIKVCCLLLVLLKLVSNLQNCAHAAPQVPCFFIFGDSLADSGNNNNLVTAAKANYRPYGIDFPNGTTGRFTNGRTVVDIIGELLGFNQFIPPFATARGRDILVGVNYGSGAAGIRDESGRQLGDRISLNEQLQNHAATLSRLTQLLGTKQAAENYLNKCLYYVSLGSNDYLNNYFMPSNYTTSRLYTPDQYAKVLIDQYSQQIKLLYLLGARKIALPGLGAIGSIPYSFSTLCRNNLSCVTNINNAVLPFNAGLVSLVDQLNRELNDARFIYLNSTGMSSGDPSVLGFRVVDVGCCPARSDGQCIQDSTPCQNRTEYVFWDAIHPTEALNQFTARRSYNAFLPSDAYPTDISHLIS